From a single Miscanthus floridulus cultivar M001 chromosome 8, ASM1932011v1, whole genome shotgun sequence genomic region:
- the LOC136469409 gene encoding uncharacterized protein has protein sequence MYFNGSLTLEGVGVGVPLISPSGDKLRYALQLHFRATNNIVEYKALLHGIWVAVELSARCLFVRGDSELVINEVMKELTCHDMKMEAYYMEVRKLEHEFDSIELHHVLQGDNEEVDSSMRLASSQKPLLFEDAPLIHLGEGKALALASATSTST, from the coding sequence ATGTACTTCAACGGCTCCCTCACCCTTGAGGGTGTAGGCGTGGGGGTTCCCCTCATATCCCCCAGTGGCGACAAACTAAGGTACGCCCTTCAACTCCACTTTCGGGCCACTAACAACATTGTAGAGTACAAGGCGCTCCTCCACGGTATCTGGGTAGCCGTCGAGCTTAGTGCTCGGTGCCTCTTTGTACGAGGAGACTCTGAACTGGTTATTAATgaagtcatgaaggagttgacTTGCCATGACATGAAGATGGAGGCCTACTACATGGAGGTCCGAAAGCTAGAGCACGAGTTCGACAGCATCGAGCTCCATCACGTCCTCCAGGGGGACAATGAGGAGGTCGACTCCTCGATGAGGCTGGCATCCTCCCAGAAGCCCCTGTTGTTCGAAGATGCCCCCTTAATCCACCTTGGGGAGGGCAAAGCTCTAGCCCTAGCCAGCGCCACCTCAACCTCGACCTAA
- the LOC136469410 gene encoding uncharacterized protein: protein MGLFLAIVDPIVGKARLTKVLMDGGSGLNVLYTDTLDHMGISRKDLCPSGAPFFEIILYWSIWLPVTFGDLTNFRKEYLDFEVVDFASPYHALLGRPCYTKFMTVSYYGCLKLNIPGPWVVIVVASSMAEAYHYEQEGTALTTVDVVAANFTQIRRQPGDEPPKGSKGNVTTTFHPADDTKMIQIRLEDPEKRLCIGAGMSPNMESTLTEFLCNNADVFA, encoded by the coding sequence ATGGGCCTTTTCCTAgccatcgtcgaccccatcgtcggAAAGGCACGCCTCacaaaggtgctgatggacggcggGAGCGGCCTCAATGTTCTCTACACCGACACACTCGATCATATGGGGATCTCAAGGAAGGACCTCTGCCCTAGCGGGGCACCCTTCTTCGAGATCATCCTCTATTGGAGCATCTGGCTCCCCGTTACGTTCGGGGATCTCACTAATTTTCGGAAGGAGTACCTTGACTTCGAGGTGGTGGATTTCGCCAGTCCTTATCACGCTctgttggggcggccatgctacacgaagttcatgacTGTCTCGTACTATGGGTGTCTAAAGCTCAATATTCCTGGCCCGTGGGTGGTCATTGTGGTGGCTAGCTCTATGGCCGAGGCATATCACTACGAGCAGGAAGGCACAGCCCTCACTACGGTCGACGTCGTTGCCGCCAACTTCACCCAAATCAGACGCCAGCCGGGTGATGAGCCCCCAAAGGGCTCGAAAGGGAACGTGACGACGACCTTTCACCCGGCCGACGACACCAAGATGATCCAAATCCGCCTCGAAGACCCCGAGAAGCGACTCTGCATAGGCGCTGGCATGTCCCCGAACATGGAATCAACCCTCACAGAGTTCCTATGCAACAATGCCGATGTCTTCGCATAG